Proteins co-encoded in one Vibrio aquimaris genomic window:
- a CDS encoding GreA/GreB family elongation factor: MNKFELLQTILLEMEKSLVIAQSATQRAIESATDEETVPEHKYDTLALEASYLAHGQAMRVEECERELSVMKQMQLPKNAESVMLGCLVSLFDDDDQAQYFFIAPCSGGLKIDYQAKRVMLVTLSSPLGKALNGKLVGDDVDYQVGPKSFYYQIDTII; encoded by the coding sequence ATGAATAAGTTTGAGCTACTGCAAACAATATTACTCGAGATGGAAAAGTCGCTCGTCATTGCTCAAAGCGCAACCCAAAGAGCGATTGAATCGGCAACAGATGAAGAGACGGTTCCTGAGCATAAATATGACACTTTGGCATTAGAGGCTTCTTATTTGGCACATGGGCAAGCCATGAGAGTTGAAGAGTGTGAGCGCGAACTGAGCGTGATGAAACAGATGCAATTACCGAAAAATGCCGAATCAGTGATGCTTGGCTGTTTAGTTTCGCTTTTTGACGATGATGACCAAGCTCAATACTTTTTTATTGCACCATGTTCAGGCGGACTGAAAATTGACTATCAAGCAAAGCGAGTCATGTTAGTCACACTTAGTTCACCATTAGGAAAGGCATTAAACGGTAAGTTAGTGGGAGATGACGTGGACTATCAAGTTGGACCAAAGAGTTTCTATTATCAAATCGATACAATAATTTGA
- a CDS encoding RecQ family ATP-dependent DNA helicase: MQTSNNQQIIYQKLQQCFGFEQLREGQYQVIDKVLSGKSCAAIFPTGSGKSLCYQLSALCLPNLTLVISPLLALMKDQLTFLKSKGIKAASLHSGQTKEDVQATMSGVQTGEIRILMVSVERMKNERFRHFLSQQSISLLVVDEAHCISEWGHNFRPDYLKLPQIQQQLSIPQVLLLTATATQAVLDDMSNKFAIEKNDITVTGFYRQNLELSVLPCQVNQKETVLLSLLNQTPTLSTIIYVTQQNTAETLAKMLLSRGINAVAYHAGLESEQRENIQHAFMAGHTDCIVATIAFGMGVDKADIRRVIHFDLPKSIENYAQEIGRAGRDGLSSQCVLLANEEGLCTLENYIYGDTPEYGEILNIIKQASSSAPQWEIVVSRLSSESNIRPLPLKTLLVYMELHGLICAQYTYFAQYRFKFLITKNDIISRFNGERRTFTQALFDSVSSAKIWNQVDFDHLWNTYQGERNRAIAALDYFHQQGWIDLESKLMTEVYRVDDISDDKEKIAQKLWSLFKDKESCDIERIHTLLKLFKSNQCLSYALASYFSDPNAPQQCGHCSVCKEETKPWPEKVNSNIPTSELNNWLQELENLTSEVLSDSVKTKFLCGIPTPCFTKIKAKKLTGFGKLGHCAYQQVLDEVVSRKKSLEKA, encoded by the coding sequence ATGCAGACTTCAAATAACCAACAAATCATCTACCAAAAACTGCAACAGTGCTTTGGTTTTGAGCAATTAAGAGAAGGACAATACCAAGTCATAGATAAGGTATTGAGCGGAAAGTCATGTGCAGCTATCTTTCCAACGGGCTCAGGAAAGTCCCTCTGCTACCAGCTTTCTGCTTTGTGTCTTCCTAATCTCACCCTTGTGATCTCTCCATTGCTCGCGCTAATGAAAGACCAGCTTACTTTTCTTAAAAGTAAAGGGATCAAAGCAGCCTCACTTCATTCTGGTCAGACTAAAGAAGACGTTCAGGCCACAATGAGTGGTGTTCAAACTGGTGAGATCCGTATTTTGATGGTGTCGGTAGAGCGAATGAAGAATGAACGTTTTCGTCATTTTTTATCTCAACAATCCATATCTCTACTAGTTGTTGACGAAGCACACTGCATCTCAGAGTGGGGACATAACTTTCGACCTGATTATCTAAAGCTCCCTCAAATTCAGCAGCAACTTTCCATACCTCAGGTGTTGCTTCTCACTGCAACAGCCACTCAAGCAGTACTGGATGATATGAGCAATAAGTTCGCGATTGAAAAAAATGATATTACTGTCACTGGCTTTTATCGGCAAAATCTCGAATTGTCAGTACTGCCATGCCAAGTAAACCAAAAGGAAACGGTGTTACTCTCGTTGCTCAATCAAACGCCTACACTCTCCACCATTATTTATGTCACTCAGCAAAATACTGCCGAAACGTTGGCCAAGATGCTGCTCTCCAGGGGCATCAATGCTGTAGCCTATCATGCTGGCCTTGAGAGTGAACAAAGAGAAAACATTCAACACGCCTTTATGGCAGGTCACACAGATTGTATCGTCGCGACCATCGCCTTTGGAATGGGGGTAGACAAAGCGGATATTCGCCGAGTTATTCATTTCGATTTGCCCAAATCTATAGAAAACTATGCTCAGGAAATTGGCCGAGCAGGCAGAGATGGTCTTTCTTCACAGTGCGTATTGCTTGCCAACGAGGAAGGACTTTGTACTTTAGAAAATTATATTTATGGTGATACGCCTGAATATGGCGAAATCCTCAATATCATTAAGCAAGCCTCCTCCTCTGCTCCCCAATGGGAGATCGTCGTTTCCAGGTTGTCTAGTGAAAGTAACATTCGCCCATTACCTCTCAAAACCTTACTGGTTTATATGGAATTACATGGGCTTATCTGCGCTCAGTATACCTATTTTGCACAATATCGGTTTAAGTTTCTAATAACTAAAAATGACATCATAAGCCGCTTTAATGGTGAAAGGCGAACATTTACTCAAGCGCTGTTTGATAGTGTTTCCAGCGCTAAAATATGGAATCAAGTAGACTTTGATCATTTATGGAATACCTATCAAGGTGAAAGAAACCGAGCGATAGCCGCACTGGATTATTTTCATCAGCAAGGATGGATTGACCTCGAAAGTAAGCTAATGACCGAAGTGTATCGAGTTGATGATATTAGCGATGACAAAGAGAAGATAGCTCAGAAACTATGGTCTTTGTTTAAAGACAAAGAGTCTTGCGATATCGAACGAATTCACACTCTGCTTAAACTGTTTAAATCAAATCAGTGTTTAAGTTACGCTTTAGCATCTTACTTTTCTGATCCCAATGCGCCGCAACAATGCGGTCACTGTAGTGTGTGTAAAGAAGAGACCAAACCTTGGCCAGAGAAGGTAAACTCAAATATACCAACATCAGAATTGAATAATTGGTTACAAGAATTAGAAAATCTCACATCAGAAGTATTATCGGATAGTGTGAAAACTAAATTTCTTTGTGGCATTCCAACTCCTTGCTTTACCAAGATAAAAGCCAAGAAATTGACGGGGTTTGGCAAGCTTGGCCATTGTGCCTACCAACAAGTTCTTGATGAAGTCGTATCGAGGAAGAAAAGTTTAGAAAAAGCTTAG
- the dinB gene encoding DNA polymerase IV: MEQGKIRKIIHIDMDCFYAAVEMRDNPSYRSLPLAVGGREKQRGVISTCNYEARKYGVKSAMPTGKALTLCPNLVVIPGRMQVYKQVSQHIRRIFSRYTSLIEPLSLDEAYLDVTDCPLYKGSATLIAEAIRRDIAKELNLTASAGIAPIKFLAKVASDLNKPNGQYVIPPSHVQHEVDKLPLEKIPGVGKVSLAKLNKAGLYTCSDIKNSDYRNLLLGFGRLGASLWTKSHGIDNRPVIVERERKSVGVESTLTQNIMTFDQCWQVIESKLFPELEIRLSKVSPEKMILKQGIKLKFADFQQTTIEHLHSQLDLGDFKGLLRDILKRQKGREIRLLGLNVMLKPEEGSQQLSFF; this comes from the coding sequence ATGGAGCAAGGCAAAATAAGGAAAATTATCCATATTGATATGGATTGCTTTTACGCTGCGGTAGAGATGCGTGACAATCCAAGCTATCGCTCTCTACCTTTGGCTGTGGGAGGTAGGGAAAAGCAAAGGGGAGTGATATCGACCTGTAATTATGAGGCGAGAAAGTACGGAGTTAAAAGTGCTATGCCAACGGGGAAAGCCTTGACCCTATGCCCGAATCTTGTAGTGATTCCGGGTCGAATGCAGGTTTATAAGCAAGTTTCGCAGCATATCCGACGAATTTTTTCTCGCTATACTTCTCTGATTGAGCCTTTGTCCTTAGATGAAGCCTATTTAGATGTGACCGACTGTCCGCTTTATAAAGGTTCAGCAACGCTCATTGCCGAGGCTATTAGACGTGATATTGCGAAAGAACTTAATCTGACCGCATCAGCAGGCATTGCACCGATTAAATTTTTGGCAAAAGTGGCTTCAGATCTAAATAAGCCCAATGGACAATATGTAATACCGCCAAGTCATGTACAACATGAAGTGGATAAATTGCCACTGGAAAAAATCCCAGGTGTTGGAAAAGTGAGCTTAGCTAAGCTCAACAAAGCGGGCTTATATACTTGCTCGGATATCAAAAACAGTGATTATCGCAATTTACTGTTAGGCTTTGGTCGTCTCGGCGCTTCTTTATGGACGAAAAGCCACGGCATTGACAACCGGCCTGTTATTGTCGAGAGAGAGCGTAAATCTGTAGGGGTGGAAAGCACATTGACTCAAAATATTATGACATTTGATCAGTGTTGGCAGGTTATTGAAAGTAAACTGTTTCCTGAACTTGAAATAAGGCTCAGCAAAGTTTCTCCTGAAAAAATGATATTAAAGCAAGGTATTAAGCTTAAGTTTGCTGATTTTCAACAAACTACTATAGAACATCTGCATTCACAGCTGGATCTTGGCGATTTTAAAGGCTTGCTTCGCGATATTCTCAAGCGGCAAAAAGGTCGCGAGATTCGCCTACTTGGCCTAAATGTGATGCTCAAACCCGAAGAAGGATCTCAGCAACTAAGCTTTTTCTAA
- a CDS encoding AAA family ATPase: MELHQIDPVIEHFRILGLHNERNISLDMNGNVKILVGDNGSGKTTLLNCMYYVLNKQFEKLNNICFGKIEIKFYGSEPLTITKEEVEELNLDEVFFEPQLREISRYIPREIVLELTKRAASLSFSSFANYIRSKGYMYKIPMSSREMYDACRVGYTHYNSQITLNSRYKMWNEYVDKHFDLKILYLPTYRRVEEDLSNLGSYENDFSDSLINFGMSDVKQRFKNVRNELRDSAVSLYTNLNGRMLTQLTTDYVATAEQFKKIKNTEALKIVLDRVGDSISSETKNRILELVENKTIEQERYHPLVFILSNLIDVYFEQKELDDAIKEFVYVSNKYLVNKTFIYNESKVEITIINNRSESEVELDNLSSGEKQLVSIFSKLYLEKNSSYAILFDEPELSLSIEWQTELLPDILHSDKCGYMLAATHSPFIFQNSLDSLTDSLNVTYCEV, translated from the coding sequence ATGGAACTTCATCAAATAGACCCCGTAATAGAGCATTTCAGAATACTTGGTCTCCACAACGAGAGAAACATTAGCTTAGACATGAACGGTAACGTCAAGATTCTAGTCGGAGATAACGGTTCTGGTAAAACGACTCTACTAAACTGTATGTACTATGTACTGAATAAACAGTTTGAGAAGCTCAACAACATTTGTTTTGGAAAAATTGAAATTAAGTTTTATGGATCTGAGCCTTTAACTATTACAAAAGAAGAAGTTGAAGAACTAAATCTTGATGAAGTATTTTTTGAACCTCAACTAAGAGAAATTAGTAGATACATTCCGCGCGAGATTGTGCTCGAGCTTACCAAACGTGCAGCGTCGCTATCATTCTCTTCATTTGCAAACTATATTCGTTCTAAAGGGTATATGTATAAAATACCAATGAGTAGCCGTGAAATGTATGATGCGTGTAGAGTTGGATATACGCATTACAACTCACAAATTACATTAAACTCTCGTTATAAGATGTGGAATGAATATGTTGATAAACATTTTGATTTAAAGATATTATACCTACCTACATATAGACGTGTAGAAGAAGACCTTTCTAATTTAGGTTCCTATGAGAATGATTTTAGTGATTCATTGATAAACTTCGGAATGAGCGATGTTAAACAGCGATTTAAAAATGTCAGAAATGAATTAAGAGATTCTGCTGTTAGTTTGTATACAAATCTAAATGGTCGAATGTTGACCCAGCTAACCACAGATTATGTTGCCACAGCAGAACAGTTCAAAAAAATCAAAAACACTGAAGCATTGAAAATTGTTCTTGATCGCGTTGGAGATAGTATTTCCAGTGAGACAAAAAACAGAATATTGGAGCTTGTTGAAAATAAAACCATTGAACAAGAACGCTATCATCCTCTGGTATTTATTCTTAGTAATCTAATTGATGTGTATTTTGAGCAAAAAGAGTTGGATGACGCAATAAAAGAGTTTGTCTACGTATCTAATAAATATTTGGTCAATAAAACCTTTATCTATAACGAAAGTAAAGTAGAAATAACGATTATAAATAATCGCTCAGAATCAGAAGTAGAGTTGGACAACTTATCTTCCGGTGAAAAGCAATTAGTTTCAATCTTTTCAAAACTGTATCTAGAGAAAAATAGTAGCTACGCTATTCTCTTTGATGAGCCAGAACTTTCACTCTCTATTGAATGGCAGACTGAGTTGTTACCGGATATTCTTCATTCCGATAAGTGTGGATATATGTTGGCGGCTACACATTCCCCATTCATATTCCAAAACAGCTTGGATTCTCTTACTGACAGCCTCAACGTTACTTATTGCGAGGTGTAA
- a CDS encoding DUF4435 domain-containing protein — MSNRKEMMKGMANLPVVGLIRLLKAHSSEPDAIICVFEGEDAKYYGARIDSVFKSKTRRNVPCKGKGNLFSLKKTVESNANLKGVNILYFADRDFDFSDITQRNIYFTPCHSVENFYVNDATFRKILSDEYGICSVNSKKDYDEILEMFNSTYKKLENEIICLNAWIMLQIKLGEKDDSISLNLNSTKITDFVDIELDSIIPKYDLGKLGKMFPNSGEVNDAELGTATNALRDNGGASSCRGKYIIQFMRIFLDKLSYELNNKQSNLVNLNVKPKLMVNDGNILSALSQYATTPPCLSDFLITHNELALAS; from the coding sequence ATGTCAAATAGAAAAGAAATGATGAAAGGGATGGCAAATCTCCCTGTTGTTGGTTTGATTAGACTCTTAAAGGCTCACTCATCTGAACCCGATGCAATAATATGTGTATTTGAAGGCGAAGATGCTAAATACTACGGTGCTCGCATCGATTCAGTTTTTAAAAGTAAAACTAGACGAAATGTTCCTTGTAAAGGTAAAGGTAATCTTTTTTCTTTGAAAAAAACTGTCGAGAGTAATGCTAATCTAAAAGGAGTTAATATACTATATTTCGCTGATCGAGATTTCGATTTTTCTGACATTACACAAAGAAATATTTACTTTACTCCATGCCACTCTGTTGAGAATTTTTATGTAAATGATGCTACTTTTCGTAAGATACTGAGTGATGAATACGGAATATGTTCGGTAAATAGTAAAAAGGATTATGATGAAATCCTTGAAATGTTTAATTCTACTTATAAAAAGTTAGAAAATGAGATTATTTGCTTGAATGCGTGGATAATGCTGCAAATTAAACTCGGTGAAAAAGATGATTCGATTTCACTTAATTTAAACAGCACTAAGATCACCGACTTTGTGGATATTGAACTCGACAGTATTATTCCAAAGTATGACTTGGGCAAATTAGGTAAAATGTTCCCTAACTCAGGTGAAGTAAATGATGCAGAACTTGGCACAGCTACCAATGCTCTGAGAGATAACGGTGGAGCTAGTTCTTGTCGCGGTAAATACATTATTCAGTTCATGAGAATATTTTTAGATAAATTGAGTTATGAACTAAATAACAAACAAAGTAATTTAGTAAATTTAAATGTTAAACCTAAATTAATGGTGAATGATGGCAACATTTTGTCTGCCTTATCCCAATACGCGACTACCCCTCCCTGCCTCAGTGACTTCCTTATCACACATAATGAACTAGCTTTGGCATCTTAA
- the nqrM gene encoding (Na+)-NQR maturation NqrM codes for MSTFLITFGVFIAFIMAMSVGYIFQKKVVKGSCGGLGAVGVDKVCNCPEPCDARKKREAREALRAEKLAAWEKDRIA; via the coding sequence ATGAGTACATTTCTGATCACCTTTGGTGTGTTTATCGCCTTTATAATGGCGATGTCTGTCGGCTATATCTTTCAAAAGAAAGTGGTGAAAGGCAGCTGCGGTGGGCTAGGGGCTGTCGGTGTAGATAAAGTATGTAATTGTCCTGAACCTTGCGATGCACGTAAAAAACGCGAAGCAAGAGAAGCGCTCAGAGCTGAAAAGCTGGCCGCATGGGAAAAAGACCGCATAGCATAA
- a CDS encoding FAD:protein FMN transferase yields the protein MKKWLVVFASLFIIAGCQKPVDQVHLSGPTMGTTYNIKYIVAEDQPTPDVVQKEVDRLLEQVNDQMSTYRTDSELSRFNQSESSQPFEVSPQTATVVKEAIRLNNLTLGALDVTVGPLVNLWGFGPEARPEVVPSNDELKKRKAETGIEHLSVKGNALSKDIPNLYVDLSTIAKGWGVDVVADYIESQGILNYMVEVGGEMRLKGLNREGVKWRIAIEKPTVDERAIQEIIEPGDMAIATSGDYRNYFEKEGVRYSHIINPQTGKPINHKVVSVTVLDKSSMTADGLATGLMVLGEDRGMKVANDKSIPVFMIVKSSDGFIELASDAYKPYINK from the coding sequence GTGAAAAAATGGCTTGTTGTTTTTGCTTCTCTTTTCATTATTGCCGGCTGTCAAAAGCCCGTTGATCAAGTCCATCTTAGTGGCCCTACTATGGGCACGACATACAACATTAAATACATTGTTGCCGAAGACCAGCCCACTCCTGATGTGGTACAGAAAGAAGTAGATCGCTTACTTGAGCAAGTGAATGATCAGATGTCGACCTATCGAACTGATTCTGAATTAAGTCGTTTTAATCAAAGTGAAAGCTCGCAACCTTTTGAAGTTTCGCCGCAAACAGCAACTGTAGTGAAAGAGGCTATCCGTCTTAATAATCTGACATTGGGGGCTTTGGATGTCACCGTTGGTCCACTGGTGAACCTATGGGGCTTTGGGCCTGAAGCACGCCCTGAAGTGGTGCCAAGCAACGATGAGCTTAAAAAACGCAAAGCAGAAACGGGAATTGAGCACTTAAGTGTAAAAGGTAATGCGTTGTCGAAAGATATTCCAAACTTGTATGTTGACCTTTCAACCATTGCAAAAGGCTGGGGTGTTGATGTGGTAGCGGATTATATTGAGTCGCAAGGCATACTAAATTACATGGTTGAAGTCGGCGGTGAGATGCGTCTCAAAGGCTTAAATCGCGAAGGGGTTAAGTGGCGAATAGCGATAGAAAAGCCCACGGTTGATGAGCGAGCCATACAGGAAATCATCGAGCCAGGAGATATGGCGATTGCCACGTCAGGTGATTATCGTAATTACTTCGAAAAAGAAGGTGTGAGATACTCCCATATAATTAATCCACAAACTGGGAAACCCATTAATCATAAAGTTGTTTCTGTTACTGTACTCGATAAATCCTCTATGACGGCTGATGGTCTAGCAACGGGCTTAATGGTGCTTGGAGAGGATAGAGGTATGAAGGTCGCCAACGACAAAAGTATACCCGTATTTATGATTGTAAAATCGAGTGATGGCTTCATAGAACTGGCGTCAGACGCGTATAAGCCATATATTAATAAATAA
- the nqrF gene encoding NADH:ubiquinone reductase (Na(+)-transporting) subunit F, which produces MDIILGVVMFTLIVLVLVLVILFAKSKLVPTGDITISVNDDPSLAIVTQPGGKLLSALAGAGVFVSSACGGGGSCGQCRVKIKSGGGDILPTELDHITKGEAREGERLACQVAMKTDMDIELPEEIFGVKKWECSVISNDNKATFIKELKLQIPDGESVPFRAGGYIQIEAPVHHVKYADFDIPDEYREDWDKFNLFRYESKVNDETIRAYSMANYPEEEGIIMLNVRIATPPPNNPDVPPGIMSSYIWSLKEGDKCTISGPFGEFFAKDTDNEMVFVGGGAGMAPMRSHIFDQLKRLKSSRKMSFWYGARSKREMFYVEDFDGLQAENDNFVWHCALSDPMPEDNWDGYTGFIHNVLYENYLKDHEAPEDCEYYMCGPPMMNAAVIGMLKDLGVEDENILLDDFGG; this is translated from the coding sequence ATGGATATTATTCTTGGTGTAGTGATGTTTACTCTGATTGTACTGGTTTTAGTACTAGTGATTCTTTTCGCTAAATCTAAGCTTGTACCAACAGGTGACATTACAATTTCTGTTAACGATGACCCTTCATTGGCCATTGTTACACAACCAGGTGGTAAATTACTGAGTGCGCTAGCAGGTGCCGGCGTATTCGTATCTTCTGCTTGTGGTGGCGGTGGCTCTTGTGGCCAGTGCCGGGTAAAAATCAAATCAGGCGGTGGTGACATCTTGCCTACCGAGCTTGACCACATTACAAAAGGTGAAGCGCGCGAAGGTGAGCGTTTAGCCTGTCAGGTCGCAATGAAAACTGACATGGATATTGAACTTCCTGAAGAGATTTTTGGTGTTAAAAAGTGGGAGTGTTCTGTTATTTCTAACGATAACAAAGCAACTTTCATTAAAGAGCTAAAGCTTCAGATCCCTGATGGTGAGTCAGTACCTTTCCGTGCTGGTGGATACATTCAGATTGAAGCGCCAGTGCATCACGTTAAGTATGCGGATTTCGATATTCCTGATGAGTATCGTGAGGATTGGGATAAGTTTAATTTGTTCCGTTATGAATCTAAGGTTAATGACGAAACTATTCGTGCTTATTCAATGGCTAACTATCCGGAAGAAGAAGGCATCATTATGCTTAACGTCCGTATTGCTACGCCTCCGCCGAACAATCCTGATGTTCCACCTGGCATTATGTCTTCGTATATCTGGTCACTAAAAGAAGGTGATAAGTGTACAATTTCAGGACCGTTTGGTGAGTTCTTTGCTAAAGATACTGACAATGAAATGGTATTTGTTGGTGGTGGTGCAGGTATGGCTCCAATGCGTTCTCATATCTTTGACCAACTGAAGCGTCTCAAATCTTCACGTAAGATGTCTTTCTGGTACGGTGCTCGTTCTAAGCGAGAAATGTTCTATGTAGAAGACTTCGATGGATTGCAAGCAGAGAACGACAACTTTGTATGGCACTGTGCTCTGTCTGATCCAATGCCCGAAGATAATTGGGATGGCTATACAGGCTTCATTCACAACGTTCTGTATGAAAACTACCTGAAGGACCATGAAGCGCCTGAAGACTGTGAGTATTACATGTGTGGTCCACCAATGATGAATGCTGCTGTTATCGGTATGCTGAAAGACCTTGGTGTAGAGGATGAAAATATCCTCCTCGATGACTTTGGTGGCTAA